The DNA window CCGATTACGCCGAAACACACCAGGATCCAGAACGAAGCCATAAACGGCAGGCTGAGGATCTGCTCGCCGCCCTGCGGCGAAATCAACGCCGGATCGATCTGCTGCAGCTTATCCACCGCGCTGTGCAGGCCGCCCGCCGCGTGCACCACGGCAACCAGCAGCAAAATGGTGCCAATCAGCATCACCAGCCCCTGCATGGTGTCGTTCAGCACGCTGGCGCGGAAGCCGCCAAAGGCGGTATACAGCGCAATACTGATGCCGAAGATCAGCAAACCGGTGTCGTAGGGGATGCCGGCCGCGGTTTCCAGCAGGCGTGCGCCGCCGATAAACTGCACCGTCATCGCGCCGACAAACGCCACCAGCAGGCTAAGGCTGGCCAGCCATACCAGCAGGCGGCTCTGATAGCGGGCATACAGCATATCGTTGAGGGTTATGGCGTTGTAGCGCCGAGCCAGGATGGCGAACTTTTTGCCCAGCACGCCAAGCGACAGCCAGACCGCCGGCAGTTGGATCATCGCCAGCAGCACCCAGCCCAGGCCGTATTTATAGGCCGCGCCCGGGCCGCCGATAAACGAGCTGGCGCTGATGTAGGTGGCGGTCAGGGTCATCGCCAGCACAAAGCCGCCCATTGAGCGGTTGCCAAGGAAATACTCGCTGAGGAAGTTGCCCTGCTGGCGGCGGCTGTAGGCATAGACCGACAGGCCGAACACCAGCAGCAGATAGGCGATCAGCGGTATGATCACTTCAGTTTGCATCGTTATCCTCCAGCGGAATATCGCGGAACAGCACGCGGACCATCAGCCAGCACAGGCCGATGAACAGCAGCGGCACCAACAGGCAGGCCATCTCAAACCAGTGCGGTAGCCCGGTGATGCCGATGTCGCTGTCCGGCAGGTAGGCCGCCAGCGTCCAGGCCAACAGGTAGAGCAGTGTCAGCCACAGTGCCCAGCGTGCTTCGCGGTGGGCCTGAATAAAGCGCTTTTCCATCCATTTCTCCGGTCGGTTTACGGTTATGGATATCTCAGAAGGAAGGGGATTTTACGGCAAGTGCGGCATTTGCCAAGCGGTTCGGCCGCCGTGGCGATCTTTTTGGGCGTAGAGCGGGCTACCCGGCGGAAAAAACAGGCCCCCTCGACAGGGAGGGGGCGCTGGCAGGGCGTATACGCCGTTTAGGGTAAACCTTAGTGTTCCTGCAAACCGAGTTTTTTCTCCAGATAGTGGATGTTGGTGCCACCGTGCTGGAAATTCTCGTCGTTCATGATTTTCTGTTGCAGTTCAACGTTGGTTTTGATGCCGTCGATGATCAGCTCCGCCAGCGCGTTTTTCATCCTGGCGATCGCCACGTCACGGTTTTCACCGTAGGTGATCAGCTTGCCGATCATGGAATCATAGTACGGCGGCACGGTATAACCGGCGTAGATATGGGATTCCCAACGCACGCCGAAGCCACCTGGCGCATGGAAACGGGTGATCTTGCCCGGGCTTGGCAGGAAGTTGTTCGGATCTTCGGCGTTGATACGGCATTCCACCGCATGGCCGTGAACCTTGACCTCTTCCTGTTTGATCGACAGCGGCTGGCCGGCCGCAACGCGCAGTTGCTCTTTGATCAGATCCACGCCGGTGATCATTTCGGTAACCGGGTGTTCTACCTGGATACGGGTGTTCATTTCGATGAAATAGAACTCGCCGTTTTCATACAGGAACTCAAAGGTGCCGGCGCCGCGATAGCCGATTTCCACGCAGGCTTTCGCACAACGTTCACCGATAAATTTACGCTGTTCGCTGGTAATGCCCGGCGCTGGCGCTTCTTCGACCACTTTCTGGTGGCGGCGCTGCATGGAGCAGTCGCGTTCGGCCAGATAGATGGCGCTGCCCTGGCCGTCCGCCAACACCTGAATTTCGATGTGGCGCGGGTTTTCCAGGTATTTTTCCATGTACACCATGTCGTTATTGAAAGCCGCTTTGGCTTCCGCACGGGTCATGTTGATGGACTGTTCCAGCTCTTTGTCGCTGCGCACTACGCGCATGCCGCGGCCGCCGCCGCCGCCGGACGCCTTGATAATCACCGGGTAACCGATGCGTTTGGCAAAGGCGCGGTTTTTATCCATGTCGTCGGTCAGCGGGCCGTCTGAACCCGGCACGCACGGCACGCCGGCTTTTTTCATCGCGGTGATGGCGGAAACTTTATCGCCCATCAGGCGGATGGTTTCGGCTTTCGGGCCGATGAAAATAAAGCCGGAGCGCTCAACCTGCTCGGCAAAGTCGGCGTTTTCGGACAGGAAGCCGTAACCGGGGTGGATCGCCACCGCACCGGTGATTTCCGCCGCCGAGATAATCGCCGGGATGTTCAGGTAGCTTTTGGTTGACGGCGCCGGGCCGATGCACACGGTCTCGTCAGCCAACAGGACGTGTTTCAGATCGCGGTCTGCGCTGGAGTGGACGGCAACGGTCTTGATGCCCAGCTCTTTACAGGCGCGCAGAATACGCAGCGCAATCTCGCCACGGTTGGCGATAACAATTTTATCAAGCATGGTTCGCCTCGTTATTCGATGACGACCAGTGGCTCGTCATATTCAACTGGTTGGCCGTTTTCGACCAGGATGGCTTTTACCACGCCGGATTTGTCAGCTTCGATCTGGTTCATCATTTTCATTGCTTCAACGATGCACAGAGTATCGCCGGCGCTCACTTTCTGGCCCACTTCGATGAAGGCTTTCGCATCCGGGCTTGGCGTGCGGTAGAAAGTACCGACCATTGGGGAACGGACCATGTGGCCACTCACGGCCGCCGGTGCGGCAGGCGCTACTTCGGCTGGCGCGGGAGCAACGGCGCTGGCCAGGGCGGGCTGCTGCTGAACAGGCATGCTGTACACCTGTTGTGCAGGGTAAGCCTGGGCAGGGGCGGCGCGGCTGATGCGAACTGACTCTTCGCCCTCAGAAATTTCCAGTTCAGAAATACCTGATTCTTCAACCAGTTCGATCAGTTTCTTGATTTTACGAATATCCATGAGTGTGATTCCGTACTCTTTTTGTGTAGCAATTAGTTGGATTTTGACAAGCGGCTGGCCGCTGCCTGTAAAGCGAATGAATAGCCCTGCGCACCGAGCCCGCAAATCACGCCTACTGCAATATCAGACAGGTAGGAGTGATGGCGGAAAGGTTCGCGGGCATGCACATTCGACAGATGGATCTCGATAAACGGGATCGCAACTGCCAGCAGCGCATCGCGCAACGCCACGCTGGTATGCGTGAACGCGGCAGGGTTGATCAAAATGAAATCCGTATTGTCGCGCGCCTGATGGATGCGCTCGATCAACACATGTTCGGCGTTAGACTGCAAATGGCTCAGGGTGATACCCAGCGCAACCGCCTGGTTCTCCAAGCCGTTGACAATTTCGGCCAGCGTGGTGCTGCCGTACTTATCCGGCTCACGCGTCCCCAGCAGATTCAGGTTGGGGCCGTTCAGAAGCAAAATGTGAAACTTATCCGCCATTGTGCTGGTATCTCCGGCAATAAAACCATCATCGTAGAAAATAGCCCGATGTCACCGATTTGTCACCTATTGACGGGAAAATTTGCGCCGTACTCAGGGACAAAGTGGGGCATTATAGCGATATCGTAGCAATTCGCAGCTAAATACTGGTCTTATCAGCGAAGATATTCAACCCCCTTGGATACAAGAGGATTGAGAACTATTGGATTATGAGGGATAGAACACAGAAAAGTTCCCATGGCAAAACGGGAATTTTTACCGTCAACAAAGCAGGCCCATAAAGGGTTTACCGTAGCCAGCCTGCGAATTTGCGGTAACGCAGCAGGAGTAACCCCAGTGCGAACAGGGCGTAAATCACCGGCTGCGGCGAGAGGATTTTCACCGACCATAAATAGTGAACCGGCGCCAGGATCGCGGCAAGATAGACGAAGTTATGCAATTTCTGCCAACGCGGCCCCAGTCTGCGCATGGCCCACTGCGTCGAAGTGGCGGCCAGCGCCAGCAGGATTAACCAACTGGTCATGCCCAGCGTCAGGTAAGGCCGGCGCACCAGCTCACTGCCGAGCATGGCGACATTGCTCAGCCCCAATTCAAGAGCCGCATAACACGCCAGGTGCAGCGTGGCCCAGGCAAAACACCACAGGCCGACCAGCCGGCGGCAGCGCATCAGCAACGGCTGGTGGCTATAGCGCGCCAGCGGTGCGATCAACAAGGCCGCCAGTAGCAGCTTCAACGCCATTCGGCCGGTAAAATGCTGGATATCCTTGGCCGGATCGGCGCTGAAGCCGCCCTGATTCACCGCCAGTAGTAGCCAGAAAAACGGCAGCAACGCCGCCAGGTGAATGGCGGCCTTAATCCATTTGATGTGGGTTGGGGTTAAACGCACGTTAGAAATTCTCCCGCAGATCCATACCGCGATACAGCGCCGCCACCTGGTCGGCATAGCCGTTGAACAGCAACGTCGGCTGGCGTTTGACATCCAGAATGCCGCCGGCGCCGATAAAACGCTCGGTGGCCTGCGACCAGCGGGGATGATCAACGTGCGGGTTCACATTGGCGTAAAAGCCATATTCGTTCGGTGCAGACACATTCCAGGTGCTGGGCGGCCGATCGCGCGTCAGGCTGATGCGCACGATCGATTTTATGCCTTTAAAACCGTATTTCCACGGCGTCACCAGGCGCAGCGGGGCGCCGTTTTGCGGCGGCAGCGTTTTGCCGTAGACGCCCACCGCCAACAACGCCAGCGGATGCATCGCTTCATCCAGGCGCAGCCCTTCAACGTAGGGGTACGGCAAGCCGCCGCCGATAAAGCGGTCTTTCTGCCCGGGCATCTGCTGCGGATCGTACAGCGTCTGGAAGGCCACATAGCGGGCATGGCCGTTCGGTTCGGCCAGCTGCAGCAGTTTGCCCAGTTCAAAACCGATCCACGGCACCACCATCGACCAGGCTTCCACGCAGCGCATACGGTAAATGCGCTGTTCCAGCGGGAAACGGGCGATCAGTCCGTCGATATCCAGCGTCATCGGTTTGCCGACTTCACCGTCGATCTTTACCTGCCAGCCGGCGGTTTTCAGTTCGCCGGCGTTGGCCGCCGGATCGGCCTTGTCCAGGCCAAATTCGTAGAAGTTGTTGTAGCCGGTCACCTTGTCTTCCGGCGTTAATGCCAACTGGGGCTGCCATTCGGGCGGTTGGCTGAACGCCAGCGCTTTGCCGGGCGGCGCTTTTGGCCGATCGTGGCCTTTGAACCACGATCGCCAATCCGCCCGCGCGCTGTTGGGTAACGCCAGCGCCGCGGCGGAAATGCCGAGCGCCTTGAGCACCTTGCGCCGTTGTTGGAACACGCTTTCCGGTGTGACATCCTTTTCCGTCAAGATACGCGGTTTGTTCATGGGTTTTCCTCCTGATATCCCATAAGCATGGCGTGAAAACCGGGCTTCTGCGAATCGCGTGGCGAAAAATTCCGCCGGACAATCGGGGTAAACAGGGGAGAATGCAGGGCGCATAGGCGATGCGCCCTGCCGGGAGGGCTATTTAGCGGATGTTAACCAGCGTGCGGCCGGTGACCTTATTGGCCAGCAGATCGGCCGCGGTGGCGGGCACTTGCTCAAGCGAGATTTCCTGGGTGGCCTGCTGGTAGAAACTTTCCGGCAGGATACCGGCCAGGCGCTCCCAGGCGGTCTGGCGGCGGTGCAGCGGCGTATGTACGGAATCCACGCCCTGCAGGCGCACATTACGCAGGATGAATGGCATCACCGTGGTGGGCAGTTGGTAACCGCCGGCCAGGCCGCAGGCGGCAACGGTGCCGTTATAGTTCATCTGCGCCAGCACGCAGGCCAGGAGCTTATCGCCGACGGTATCAATCGCCCCGGCCCACAGCTGTTTTTCCAGCGGGCGTGGGGCTTCAATGTAGCCGCTGCGCGCCAGCACTTCTTTGGCGCCGAGGGCCTTCAGGTAATCGGTGTTGCTGTCGCGGCCGCTGATGGCGGTAACGTGGTAGCCCAGCGCGGCCAGAATGGCGATCGCCGTGCTGCCCACGCCGCCGCTGGCGCCGGTGACCAGCACATCACCGCTGTCAGGGTGGACGCCGCCTTCTTCCAGCGCCATCACGCACAGCATCGCGGTGAAGCCGGCGGTGCCGATAATCATCGCCTTGCGTTCATCCAGCCCCTGCGGCAGCGGCACCAGCCATTCGCCCGACACCCGCGCTTGCTCCGCCAGGCCGCCCCAGTGGTTTTCCCCCACGCCCCAGCCGGTGAGCACCACGCTCTGGCCTTCTTTAAAGCGCGGATCCTTACTACTATGAACCGTACCGGCAAAATCGATGCCTGGCACCATCGGGAAGTGGCGAACGATTTTGCCCTTGCCGGTGATGGCCAGTGCGTCTTTATAGTTCACACTGGACCAGTTAACGTCGACCGTTACATCGCCTTCCGGTAGTTGATCGCTGCTGATATCCCGAATGTGCGCCAGCGTTTGATCGTTTTGTTGCTCTAATAATAGTGCACGCATGTCACGCTTCCTCTTGGTGTGCATTCCTGAATGAATGACCGAATTTGATTTATCGACTATATGCATCTAGCTAACTGATACTCTGATTAAGAACAAAGAAAGGCACATGCGCAAAGTCTAAAAAATAGGCTATTGTCAGCTCATCAGGGTATAAGCGTTATGTGCCTTAACGGCTGCATACTTCATAAACCATAGTGGATAGGGCACAGGGATGCGATTTACCACCAAACTTTCGGCACTTATCACCTTGCTGTTCAGCCTGCGTTGGCTGGGGGCGCAGGCCGAAGGGGAAGACCGCCTGGAGCGGCGTGCGCGCCGCATCCTCAACGGCGAGCGGGAAACGGTGATGCATGGGCAGGAGGGGGAATGGCCGTCCAGCGTCAGTGGGGCGCTCGATCGCCTGCTGGCGGATTTGATGGAATCGCGCGAAGAGCGCAGCCGCGTCGATACCCTGATCCGCGCCTTTGCCGCCAGAGATGCCATGACCGGCCTGAATAACCGGTTGTTTTTTGATAACCAACTGGCGACTCAGTTGGAAGTAGACAATGCCTACGGCGTGGTGATGATGATCCGGCTGCCGGATTTTGAAACGCTGTGGGAAACCCACGGCAACACCAAAGTTCAGGAATTGATGTATTCGGTGGTCAATCTGCTATCAACGTTCGTGCTGCGTTACCCGGCGGCGTTGTTGGCGCGCTATTTTCACAGCGATTTCACCGTGCTGTTGCCCCACTGCACATTAAAAGACGCCGGCAGTATTGCCGCTCAGTTGGTGCATGCCACCGATGCGTTGCCGGCCACGGAGATTATCGATCGCCAGGCGTTTATGTATATCGGTATCGTCGCCTACGGCGGCGGCCAGGCGGCCGAACAGGTGATCGATCGCGCAGAGCAAGCGGCTCGCAATGCCACTTTGCGCGGCGGCAACGGCTGGTTTGTCTACGACAGCCAGGTGCCGGAAAAGGGCCGCGGCAGCGTGAAGTGGCGCACCTTATTGGCCCAGGCGCTGGCGCAGCAGAGCGCCAGGTTTTACCAACAACCGGCGATCACGCTGGCGGGCAAGGTTGATCACCGGGAAATCGTGAGCCGGATCCATGATGGCGATCAGGAGCTGTTACCCGCCGAATATATGCCAATGGTGCAG is part of the Gibbsiella quercinecans genome and encodes:
- the panF gene encoding sodium/pantothenate symporter — translated: MQTEVIIPLIAYLLLVFGLSVYAYSRRQQGNFLSEYFLGNRSMGGFVLAMTLTATYISASSFIGGPGAAYKYGLGWVLLAMIQLPAVWLSLGVLGKKFAILARRYNAITLNDMLYARYQSRLLVWLASLSLLVAFVGAMTVQFIGGARLLETAAGIPYDTGLLIFGISIALYTAFGGFRASVLNDTMQGLVMLIGTILLLVAVVHAAGGLHSAVDKLQQIDPALISPQGGEQILSLPFMASFWILVCFGVIGLPHTAVRCISYKDSKAVHRGIVLGTIVVAILMFGMHLAGAIGRAVIPDLKIPDQVIPTLMITVLPPFAAGIFLAAPMAAIMSTINAQLLQSAATIVKDLYLGIRPQQMQNEKRIKRFSSLTTLILGLLVLLAAWRPPEMIIWLNLLAFGGLEAVFLWPLVLGLYWERANAQGALSSMIVGAVCYTLLASFNLHLAALHPIVPSLLLSLLAFYIGNVCGEKRRAASSLPS
- a CDS encoding YhdT family protein, with translation MEKRFIQAHREARWALWLTLLYLLAWTLAAYLPDSDIGITGLPHWFEMACLLVPLLFIGLCWLMVRVLFRDIPLEDNDAN
- the accC gene encoding acetyl-CoA carboxylase biotin carboxylase subunit → MLDKIVIANRGEIALRILRACKELGIKTVAVHSSADRDLKHVLLADETVCIGPAPSTKSYLNIPAIISAAEITGAVAIHPGYGFLSENADFAEQVERSGFIFIGPKAETIRLMGDKVSAITAMKKAGVPCVPGSDGPLTDDMDKNRAFAKRIGYPVIIKASGGGGGRGMRVVRSDKELEQSINMTRAEAKAAFNNDMVYMEKYLENPRHIEIQVLADGQGSAIYLAERDCSMQRRHQKVVEEAPAPGITSEQRKFIGERCAKACVEIGYRGAGTFEFLYENGEFYFIEMNTRIQVEHPVTEMITGVDLIKEQLRVAAGQPLSIKQEEVKVHGHAVECRINAEDPNNFLPSPGKITRFHAPGGFGVRWESHIYAGYTVPPYYDSMIGKLITYGENRDVAIARMKNALAELIIDGIKTNVELQQKIMNDENFQHGGTNIHYLEKKLGLQEH
- the accB gene encoding acetyl-CoA carboxylase biotin carboxyl carrier protein, coding for MDIRKIKKLIELVEESGISELEISEGEESVRISRAAPAQAYPAQQVYSMPVQQQPALASAVAPAPAEVAPAAPAAVSGHMVRSPMVGTFYRTPSPDAKAFIEVGQKVSAGDTLCIVEAMKMMNQIEADKSGVVKAILVENGQPVEYDEPLVVIE
- the aroQ gene encoding type II 3-dehydroquinate dehydratase, with the protein product MADKFHILLLNGPNLNLLGTREPDKYGSTTLAEIVNGLENQAVALGITLSHLQSNAEHVLIERIHQARDNTDFILINPAAFTHTSVALRDALLAVAIPFIEIHLSNVHAREPFRHHSYLSDIAVGVICGLGAQGYSFALQAAASRLSKSN
- the msrQ gene encoding protein-methionine-sulfoxide reductase heme-binding subunit MsrQ, whose translation is MRLTPTHIKWIKAAIHLAALLPFFWLLLAVNQGGFSADPAKDIQHFTGRMALKLLLAALLIAPLARYSHQPLLMRCRRLVGLWCFAWATLHLACYAALELGLSNVAMLGSELVRRPYLTLGMTSWLILLALAATSTQWAMRRLGPRWQKLHNFVYLAAILAPVHYLWSVKILSPQPVIYALFALGLLLLRYRKFAGWLR
- the msrP gene encoding protein-methionine-sulfoxide reductase catalytic subunit MsrP → MNKPRILTEKDVTPESVFQQRRKVLKALGISAAALALPNSARADWRSWFKGHDRPKAPPGKALAFSQPPEWQPQLALTPEDKVTGYNNFYEFGLDKADPAANAGELKTAGWQVKIDGEVGKPMTLDIDGLIARFPLEQRIYRMRCVEAWSMVVPWIGFELGKLLQLAEPNGHARYVAFQTLYDPQQMPGQKDRFIGGGLPYPYVEGLRLDEAMHPLALLAVGVYGKTLPPQNGAPLRLVTPWKYGFKGIKSIVRISLTRDRPPSTWNVSAPNEYGFYANVNPHVDHPRWSQATERFIGAGGILDVKRQPTLLFNGYADQVAALYRGMDLRENF
- a CDS encoding MDR family oxidoreductase, which produces MRALLLEQQNDQTLAHIRDISSDQLPEGDVTVDVNWSSVNYKDALAITGKGKIVRHFPMVPGIDFAGTVHSSKDPRFKEGQSVVLTGWGVGENHWGGLAEQARVSGEWLVPLPQGLDERKAMIIGTAGFTAMLCVMALEEGGVHPDSGDVLVTGASGGVGSTAIAILAALGYHVTAISGRDSNTDYLKALGAKEVLARSGYIEAPRPLEKQLWAGAIDTVGDKLLACVLAQMNYNGTVAACGLAGGYQLPTTVMPFILRNVRLQGVDSVHTPLHRRQTAWERLAGILPESFYQQATQEISLEQVPATAADLLANKVTGRTLVNIR